In Hallerella succinigenes, the following are encoded in one genomic region:
- a CDS encoding NAD-dependent epimerase/dehydratase family protein produces MVDVLITGGAGVVGSRLCQKFLSMGLSVRVLTLPGQGEVKRLPKEVEIFYADVTDPKTLSYAFQGVHTVCHLAAVILAKDRSAFERINYQGTKNVLLASKSAGVKRFLLVSSISVTYPVLTDYGLSKLQCETLVKNFGIPYTIVRPTLVVEETGGAEYMLFVKYLKKTPIVFLPGGGKCLKRPVPTEDLVSGIVMAATSPKALGKIYALGGSKVLSMAEMARISLERAGMHKKIHNIPLWICHILATLKQIFIPGSVSAKQALAGFWYNASPEIADAEKDLGYKPGTPF; encoded by the coding sequence ATGGTTGATGTCTTGATTACTGGAGGCGCAGGCGTTGTCGGGTCAAGGCTTTGCCAAAAGTTCCTTTCGATGGGACTTTCCGTTCGTGTGCTCACGCTTCCGGGGCAAGGCGAAGTGAAGCGCCTTCCGAAAGAAGTGGAAATTTTTTACGCCGATGTGACGGACCCGAAAACGCTTTCGTATGCGTTCCAGGGTGTGCATACGGTTTGCCACTTGGCAGCGGTGATTCTTGCGAAGGACCGTTCTGCATTTGAACGCATCAATTATCAGGGAACAAAGAACGTTCTGCTCGCAAGTAAGTCGGCTGGGGTCAAGCGTTTTTTGCTGGTTTCGAGCATTTCGGTAACGTACCCCGTTTTGACGGATTATGGCCTGAGCAAATTGCAGTGCGAGACTTTGGTAAAAAATTTTGGAATTCCGTACACGATTGTACGGCCTACTTTGGTCGTGGAAGAAACCGGCGGTGCGGAATACATGCTCTTTGTGAAGTATTTGAAAAAGACCCCGATCGTCTTTTTGCCGGGCGGAGGAAAGTGCTTAAAACGCCCTGTTCCAACGGAAGATTTGGTATCGGGGATTGTAATGGCGGCGACTTCTCCGAAGGCGCTTGGAAAGATTTACGCCTTGGGTGGCTCCAAAGTGCTTTCGATGGCGGAAATGGCTCGAATTTCGCTTGAACGTGCAGGCATGCATAAAAAAATTCACAACATTCCGCTGTGGATATGCCATATTTTAGCCACTTTAAAACAGATTTTCATCCCGGGAAGCGTTTCGGCAAAGCAAGCACTTGCAGGATTTTGGTATAATGCATCACCGGAAATTGCAGATGCGGAAAAGGATCTCGGTTATAAGCCAGGGACTCCTTTTTAA
- a CDS encoding ATP-dependent helicase C-terminal domain-containing protein — MLNSAFHSLPLYESAEAIRAEIAKGQNILLTAPTGSGKSTLVPWLLASEKNGTAKVAVLEPRRLAATSLSGYLAKLSGAPEGSTIGYKIRFESAVSDKTQILFTTYGNFLQSELHKPEHFDWIVFDEFHERRAEMDLLLAYFLAMQQSAKDRAFVPKIAVLSAELNREELENILQVPCLKVGRPGFPVQILNQDSPAGTPLAKNVEKALRTLERNGVWGTTLVFLPGKGEISTVHRHLDEVYGYGKLSIYELYGGQDKSVEREIFASTDAPRVILSTNIAETSLTIPSVTGVIDSGLERTTEFNALQNKNLLKLSRISLQNAVQRTGRAGRTQKGVCIRLWSSREETFFPKGIVPEVQKSDLRPILLERAALAKIARVQPTDLHLPTEPDAKFSAKALKELAANGFVFADGNITALGEKALDVPLNDLALAKAYLEASRISNQTLALFSILDSEESSGKDRVPQNALELAEDLLHKGNRTARETRLTFKRLADHAKEKDAARFTQNDSDSTIQALLKAFPQALAIQSGSAYKTPTDTFPIAPASVQEANAILVFHLLRTSSAQKSEMHASLYVPVPDKFLQNDNAEVHYELLWRSGQERYIGLEIRTSNGAEISRKEIQPQEASPQILKKLQALTGSTWMERHKREGLSHLWMDDANKILLCKMKLAAANFPEYSLPEWSGDDMDIVVEDFMDGVFLMRDLTAERFRKKMKEYFGENMIGWMEKMFPDTLVLPNGKKARYHYEEDAPVEISARIEDLMQMRGEHTIAQGKIKVRYDILAPNFRTAQKTWDLTGFWKNTYPEIRKELRGRYPKHPWPETVIPQ; from the coding sequence GTGCTTAATTCCGCTTTTCACTCGCTTCCTCTTTACGAAAGCGCAGAAGCCATCCGCGCCGAAATCGCCAAGGGTCAAAACATTCTTTTGACCGCCCCGACCGGTTCCGGTAAATCGACTCTTGTCCCATGGCTGCTCGCTTCCGAAAAGAACGGCACAGCCAAAGTCGCGGTCCTTGAACCGAGACGTCTTGCCGCTACAAGCCTTTCCGGCTACCTGGCAAAACTTTCCGGCGCACCGGAAGGTTCTACCATCGGCTACAAGATCCGGTTTGAAAGCGCCGTCAGCGATAAGACGCAGATCCTTTTTACCACCTACGGGAATTTTCTCCAGTCCGAGCTGCACAAGCCCGAACATTTTGACTGGATTGTCTTCGATGAATTCCACGAGCGCCGTGCCGAAATGGACCTTTTACTCGCCTACTTTTTGGCGATGCAACAGTCCGCAAAAGACAGAGCGTTCGTGCCGAAGATCGCTGTTCTTTCGGCAGAGCTGAACCGCGAAGAACTCGAAAATATATTACAGGTCCCCTGCTTAAAGGTCGGACGTCCGGGATTCCCCGTGCAGATTTTGAACCAGGACTCCCCCGCAGGCACTCCCCTTGCAAAGAACGTGGAAAAGGCACTGCGCACTTTGGAACGAAACGGTGTCTGGGGAACGACCCTCGTCTTTTTACCGGGTAAGGGCGAAATTTCAACCGTACACCGTCACCTGGACGAAGTCTACGGTTACGGCAAGCTTTCGATTTACGAGCTCTACGGAGGGCAAGATAAATCCGTCGAACGAGAAATTTTTGCAAGTACCGATGCACCGCGCGTAATCCTTTCGACAAACATCGCCGAAACAAGCTTAACGATTCCGAGCGTCACAGGCGTAATCGATTCGGGCCTTGAACGCACCACGGAATTCAATGCGCTGCAGAACAAAAATCTGTTAAAGCTCAGCCGCATCAGTTTGCAGAATGCGGTACAGCGCACCGGTCGTGCAGGCCGTACACAAAAAGGCGTTTGCATTCGACTGTGGAGCAGCCGCGAAGAGACTTTCTTTCCCAAGGGAATCGTTCCCGAAGTGCAAAAGAGCGATCTGCGTCCGATTCTTCTGGAACGTGCCGCTCTTGCAAAGATCGCCCGTGTGCAACCCACCGACCTGCACCTGCCCACCGAACCGGACGCAAAGTTCTCTGCAAAGGCTTTGAAAGAGCTTGCTGCAAACGGTTTTGTTTTCGCCGATGGGAACATTACAGCACTCGGCGAAAAAGCCTTGGACGTTCCGCTGAATGATCTTGCCTTGGCAAAGGCTTACCTCGAAGCCTCCCGGATTTCAAACCAAACGCTCGCTCTTTTTTCCATTCTCGACAGCGAAGAGTCTTCGGGCAAGGATCGTGTTCCGCAGAATGCGCTAGAGCTTGCCGAAGACCTTTTGCACAAGGGAAACCGGACCGCCCGAGAAACGCGCCTCACCTTCAAACGCCTTGCAGACCACGCCAAAGAAAAAGACGCAGCCCGTTTCACCCAGAACGATTCCGATTCGACCATCCAAGCCCTTTTGAAAGCTTTTCCCCAGGCGCTCGCCATTCAAAGCGGAAGCGCTTACAAGACGCCGACGGACACGTTCCCGATTGCGCCGGCAAGCGTCCAAGAAGCGAACGCGATTCTCGTCTTTCATTTACTGCGCACCAGTTCCGCGCAAAAGTCAGAAATGCATGCAAGCCTTTATGTGCCAGTGCCTGACAAGTTCCTTCAAAACGACAATGCCGAAGTTCATTACGAACTGCTTTGGCGCTCGGGCCAAGAACGTTACATCGGTCTTGAAATTCGCACGTCCAACGGCGCTGAAATTTCCCGCAAGGAAATTCAGCCGCAAGAAGCTTCCCCGCAGATTTTAAAAAAGCTCCAAGCGCTGACCGGTAGCACCTGGATGGAACGTCACAAGCGCGAAGGTCTTTCTCACCTTTGGATGGACGATGCGAACAAGATCCTTCTTTGCAAAATGAAGCTCGCCGCGGCGAACTTCCCCGAATATTCCCTTCCCGAATGGTCCGGAGACGATATGGACATTGTCGTCGAAGATTTTATGGACGGCGTCTTTTTAATGCGCGATCTGACCGCAGAACGTTTCCGCAAAAAGATGAAGGAATACTTCGGCGAAAACATGATCGGTTGGATGGAAAAAATGTTCCCGGATACGCTTGTGCTGCCCAACGGGAAAAAGGCGCGGTACCATTACGAGGAAGACGCTCCCGTGGAAATCTCTGCCCGCATCGAAGACTTGATGCAGATGCGTGGAGAACATACGATTGCGCAGGGAAAAATCAAAGTCCGCTACGACATTCTAGCCCCGAACTTCCGCACGGCGCAAAAGACGTGGGATTTAACGGGCTTCTGGAAGAACACTTACCCCGAGATACGAAAAGAGCTTCGGGGAAGGTACCCGAAGCATCCCTGGCCAGAAACGGTTATTCCTCAATAA
- a CDS encoding electron transfer flavoprotein subunit alpha/FixB family protein encodes MNNVFVYCEIEGTTVVDVSLELLSKGRKLANTLGVQLECICAGKGLDGIEKQVFPYGVDKVHVFDAEGLFPYTTNPHASLVVNLFKEEQPQICLLGATVIGRDLGPRISSAMHSGLTADCTELEIDSFEMSIGGVKKFYENQLCQIRPAFGGNIVATIVNPEHRPQMATVREGVMKKEIVDPNYKGEVIQHDVAKYVPETEYVVKVLERHVEKAKHNLKGAPIVVAGGYGMGSKENFDMLFELAKELHAEVGASRAAIDAGFADYDRQIGQTGVTVRPKVYIACGISGQIQHLAGMQDSGIIISVNSDPDAPINAIADYVINGTVEEVIPKMIKYYKANNK; translated from the coding sequence ATGAATAACGTATTTGTATATTGCGAAATTGAGGGCACGACCGTTGTCGATGTTTCCCTCGAACTTTTGTCCAAGGGCCGCAAGCTCGCCAACACGCTCGGCGTTCAGCTCGAATGCATCTGCGCAGGCAAGGGCCTCGACGGAATTGAAAAGCAGGTGTTCCCCTACGGTGTGGACAAGGTCCATGTGTTTGATGCCGAAGGGCTCTTCCCCTACACCACCAACCCGCACGCATCGCTCGTGGTGAACCTCTTCAAGGAAGAGCAGCCGCAGATTTGCCTGCTCGGTGCAACGGTGATTGGCCGTGACCTCGGCCCGCGCATTTCCAGCGCCATGCACAGCGGCCTTACCGCCGACTGTACCGAACTCGAAATCGACAGCTTCGAAATGAGCATCGGCGGCGTGAAGAAGTTCTACGAAAACCAGCTCTGCCAGATTCGCCCGGCGTTCGGCGGCAACATCGTTGCTACCATCGTGAACCCGGAACACCGCCCGCAGATGGCGACGGTGCGCGAAGGCGTGATGAAGAAGGAAATCGTGGACCCGAACTACAAGGGCGAAGTCATCCAGCACGACGTGGCCAAGTACGTGCCGGAAACGGAATACGTGGTCAAGGTGCTCGAACGCCATGTGGAAAAGGCCAAGCACAACCTCAAGGGCGCACCCATCGTGGTCGCCGGTGGTTACGGCATGGGCTCCAAGGAAAACTTCGACATGCTGTTCGAACTGGCGAAGGAACTCCACGCCGAAGTGGGCGCAAGCCGTGCCGCTATCGACGCGGGCTTTGCCGATTATGACCGCCAGATTGGCCAGACCGGCGTGACCGTACGCCCGAAGGTCTATATCGCCTGCGGTATTTCCGGCCAGATTCAGCACCTCGCCGGCATGCAGGATTCAGGAATCATCATCTCTGTGAACTCCGACCCCGACGCCCCGATCAACGCGATCGCTGACTACGTGATCAACGGCACCGTCGAAGAGGTCATCCCGAAGATGATCAAGTATTACAAGGCAAACAACAAGTAG
- a CDS encoding PDZ domain-containing protein: protein MSIYQVRDGVKVAEVIPGTPAAETKLQANDVIIAVDGESLKGKSIEESKAKLRGQKNKPLEITFVSGVDTLSATLRRTQITVKDLESEGVESWYGDKSEFNAEELETYASATESSKQLVAVLQNGTLVKSESPVSAKSLNGIYVEKADEFAPKIKQPNLNKNASATLKGLSRTSVGFELKSAGRAVISIMDADGAVVATLVSENARPGYNSLKWNSENVPSGRYMVTIEHNGSVSGKNVVLK from the coding sequence GTGTCAATTTACCAGGTACGCGACGGCGTTAAGGTTGCAGAGGTAATCCCCGGCACACCGGCTGCGGAAACAAAACTGCAAGCAAATGATGTTATCATTGCTGTCGATGGAGAATCGCTCAAAGGCAAGTCTATCGAAGAGTCGAAGGCGAAACTTCGCGGTCAAAAGAACAAGCCGCTTGAGATTACCTTTGTAAGTGGCGTTGATACGCTATCGGCAACTCTTCGCCGCACTCAAATTACGGTAAAGGATTTGGAAAGCGAAGGTGTCGAATCCTGGTATGGTGACAAGTCCGAATTTAATGCGGAGGAACTTGAAACATACGCCAGTGCGACTGAAAGTAGCAAACAACTTGTAGCCGTACTGCAAAACGGAACTTTGGTAAAATCTGAGTCGCCTGTTTCCGCTAAATCGCTGAACGGAATCTATGTCGAAAAGGCAGACGAGTTTGCACCCAAGATAAAGCAACCTAATTTGAATAAGAATGCTTCTGCAACATTGAAGGGGCTTAGCCGAACATCCGTTGGCTTTGAATTGAAATCTGCTGGCAGGGCTGTAATCTCCATTATGGATGCCGATGGTGCCGTGGTTGCAACGCTTGTTAGCGAGAATGCACGGCCCGGCTACAATTCCCTGAAATGGAATTCCGAAAATGTTCCGAGTGGTCGCTACATGGTGACTATCGAACACAACGGTTCTGTCAGCGGGAAAAATGTTGTGCTGAAATAG
- a CDS encoding electron transfer flavoprotein subunit beta/FixA family protein, protein MSLKIVVLAKQVPDTRNVGPDAMTEQGTINRAALPAVFNPEDLNALEQALRLKDQFPGSTISVLTMGLPKSAEVIREALYRGADEGFVVTDRPLGGADTLATSYTLAQAVKKIGDYDIILGGRQAIDGDTAQVGPQIAEKLGLTQVTYAEEILSLDEKAKKVVIRRHIDGGVETVEAPLPLVVTVNGSAAPCRPRNVKRLMKFKNATVVAERKPEDAEKYEALIAKKPYLNIPQWGAADIDADPAQIGKAGSPTNVKAVKNIVFKAKESRTLTASDADVEGLIKELLDGKIIG, encoded by the coding sequence ATGAGTCTTAAAATCGTTGTGCTTGCTAAGCAAGTACCTGATACACGAAACGTGGGTCCCGATGCCATGACGGAGCAGGGAACCATCAATCGTGCCGCATTGCCCGCGGTCTTCAACCCCGAAGACCTGAACGCCTTGGAGCAAGCCCTTCGTTTGAAGGACCAGTTCCCGGGTTCCACCATCTCTGTGCTGACGATGGGTCTCCCGAAGTCTGCCGAAGTTATCCGCGAAGCTTTGTACCGCGGTGCCGACGAAGGTTTCGTGGTGACGGACCGCCCGCTCGGTGGTGCTGACACTCTCGCTACGAGCTACACGCTCGCCCAGGCCGTGAAGAAGATTGGCGACTACGACATCATTCTCGGTGGCCGCCAGGCTATCGACGGCGATACCGCACAGGTCGGTCCGCAGATTGCAGAAAAGCTCGGCCTTACCCAGGTGACCTACGCTGAAGAAATTTTGAGTCTCGACGAAAAGGCCAAGAAGGTCGTGATCCGCCGCCACATCGACGGTGGTGTGGAAACGGTGGAAGCACCGCTCCCGCTGGTCGTGACCGTGAACGGAAGTGCGGCCCCGTGCCGTCCGCGCAACGTAAAGCGCCTCATGAAGTTCAAGAACGCGACGGTGGTTGCCGAACGCAAGCCGGAAGACGCCGAAAAGTACGAAGCCCTCATCGCGAAGAAGCCCTACCTGAACATTCCGCAGTGGGGTGCCGCCGACATCGACGCAGACCCTGCACAGATCGGTAAGGCCGGTTCGCCGACGAACGTGAAGGCCGTCAAGAACATCGTGTTCAAGGCGAAGGAAAGCCGCACGCTCACCGCAAGCGACGCCGACGTCGAAGGACTTATCAAGGAACTTTTAGACGGGAAGATTATTGGCTAG
- a CDS encoding acyl-CoA dehydrogenase family protein, whose translation MANFYTDHPEIKFNLESSPLMQRIVELKENGYADKDSFDYAPEDYADAIDSYNRVLEVAGDITANTVFPNSEDVDAEGPHCEDGRVRYASKTYENLEATRKAGLNGVTMPRRFGGLNFPITAYTAINEMIASADAGFENIWSLQDCIETLYEFGDEDQRSRFIPRVCAGETMSMDLTEPDAGSDLQRVMLKATYSEADKCWYLNGVKRFITNGDSDIHLVLARSEEGTHDGRGLSMFIYDNREHKATRINESCVRERGETIGSSSDGAERSQKDGGVNVRRIENKLGIHGSPTCELVYKNAKAELCGRRKFGLIKYVMALMNGARLGIAAQSVGISQMAYNEALAYAKDRKQFGQAIVNFPAVYEMISNIKARLDAGRALLYQTARYVDIYKGLEDIERTRKLTDEEKAELKLYQKLASACTPLAKGMNSEYANLNAYDSIQVHGGSGYMLEYACQRLYRDARITSIYEGTTQLQTVAALPHINTGTYSQMLEELEAGEVAAEYESLKARAKAMDAKFYEAVEYVKAANNNEFTDLCSRHLYELAANCVMTQLLLRDATKAPELFEKSMKVYLNLAEAEVAKHYNFVKSVDVEAIANYKKA comes from the coding sequence ATGGCGAATTTTTACACAGATCATCCAGAGATTAAGTTCAACCTTGAAAGCTCTCCTCTGATGCAGCGCATCGTGGAGCTCAAGGAAAACGGCTACGCCGACAAGGACAGCTTTGACTACGCGCCGGAAGACTACGCCGACGCGATAGACAGCTACAACCGCGTGCTCGAAGTCGCAGGCGACATCACCGCAAACACGGTCTTCCCGAACTCCGAAGACGTGGACGCCGAAGGTCCCCACTGCGAAGACGGCCGCGTGCGTTACGCAAGCAAGACCTACGAAAACCTCGAAGCCACCCGCAAGGCTGGCCTCAATGGCGTGACCATGCCGCGCCGCTTCGGCGGCCTGAACTTCCCGATTACCGCCTACACGGCCATCAACGAAATGATCGCCTCTGCGGACGCCGGTTTCGAGAACATCTGGTCCCTGCAGGACTGCATCGAGACCTTGTATGAATTCGGCGACGAAGACCAGCGTTCCCGCTTTATCCCGCGCGTGTGCGCCGGCGAGACGATGTCCATGGACCTGACCGAACCCGATGCCGGTTCCGACCTGCAGCGCGTGATGCTCAAGGCCACCTACAGCGAAGCTGACAAGTGCTGGTACCTGAACGGCGTGAAGCGCTTCATCACGAACGGCGACAGCGACATCCACCTGGTGCTCGCCCGCTCCGAGGAAGGCACCCACGACGGCCGCGGCCTCTCCATGTTCATTTACGACAACCGTGAGCACAAAGCGACTCGTATTAACGAGTCGTGTGTGCGAGAGCGAGGCGAAACCATCGGTTCTTCTAGCGATGGAGCCGAGCGGTCGCAAAAAGACGGCGGCGTGAACGTGCGCCGCATCGAGAACAAGCTCGGCATCCACGGAAGCCCGACCTGCGAACTTGTCTACAAGAACGCGAAGGCGGAACTCTGTGGCCGCCGCAAGTTCGGCCTCATCAAGTACGTGATGGCACTCATGAACGGCGCCCGCCTTGGCATTGCAGCACAGTCCGTGGGCATCAGCCAGATGGCCTACAACGAAGCTCTCGCCTACGCCAAGGACCGCAAGCAGTTCGGTCAGGCCATCGTGAACTTCCCGGCCGTCTACGAGATGATTTCCAACATCAAGGCTCGCCTCGACGCAGGCCGCGCACTCCTGTACCAGACAGCCCGCTACGTGGATATCTACAAGGGCCTCGAGGACATCGAGCGCACCCGCAAGCTCACCGACGAGGAGAAGGCAGAACTCAAGCTCTACCAGAAGCTCGCTTCCGCTTGCACTCCGCTTGCGAAGGGCATGAACTCCGAATACGCGAACCTGAACGCCTACGACAGCATCCAGGTTCACGGCGGTTCCGGCTACATGCTCGAATACGCCTGCCAGCGCCTCTACCGCGACGCTCGTATTACTTCGATTTACGAAGGCACGACGCAGCTCCAGACCGTGGCAGCCCTCCCGCACATCAACACCGGCACCTACAGCCAGATGCTCGAGGAACTGGAAGCGGGCGAAGTGGCCGCCGAATACGAGAGCCTCAAGGCCCGCGCTAAGGCCATGGACGCGAAGTTCTACGAAGCCGTGGAATATGTGAAGGCGGCTAACAACAACGAGTTCACCGACCTCTGCAGCCGCCACCTCTACGAACTCGCCGCCAACTGCGTGATGACCCAGTTGCTCCTCCGCGATGCAACCAAGGCGCCCGAACTGTTCGAAAAGAGCATGAAGGTGTACCTGAACCTCGCCGAAGCCGAAGTCGCCAAGCACTACAACTTCGTGAAGAGCGTGGATGTGGAAGCGATCGCGAATTATAAGAAGGCGTAA
- the speA gene encoding biosynthetic arginine decarboxylase: MKNWRIDDSRDLYNVRGWGINYFDINEEGHATVSPLRDKGPAIDLYKLVQELDLRDMPAPVLVRFPDILDMRIEKINECFNKSIQEYGYHGSFYDVFPIKVNQQRAVLEEVVRHGKKFNIGLEAGSKPELHAVLANMDNPNSLIICNGYKDEDFIELALLAQKMGKNVFVVVEKMNELPMIIEISRRIGVKPNIGLRIKLASSGQGKWEESGGYHSKFGLSSSDLLCAMEIIRKEKMCDCVKLIHCHLGSQITNIRKIKAGLREISEFYAQLKQLGMGVEFVDVGGGLGVDYDGSRSAATGSVNYSIQEYANDIVYSIYETCEKFNLPHPNVIAETGRALSAHHSVLVFNVLEAAGPAFYEEAEIEIPEDAADCIKDLYSILKCLNVKNLLENWHDAMQINDDVLSGFRVGTVDLQTRALSERLFWSVARKVCELSTELRHSPAELSELPRLLARKYFCNFSLFQSLPDSWAIDQIFPIMPIQRLNEAPTVDATLQDITCDSDGKIDMFVSGEGVVRTLPVHPLKAGEPYYLAVYLVGAYQEILGDLHNLFGDTNAVHVVCDGNGYRIDQMIDGESVEDVLDYVNFSDKALVRTMENWVSSSVKEGKITLQEGKEFLNIYRSGLYGYTYLEE; encoded by the coding sequence ATGAAAAATTGGCGTATCGACGATTCCCGCGATCTTTACAACGTCCGCGGGTGGGGCATCAATTACTTCGACATTAACGAAGAAGGCCACGCAACGGTGAGCCCGCTTCGCGACAAAGGTCCGGCAATTGATCTTTATAAGTTGGTGCAGGAACTCGATCTTCGAGACATGCCGGCTCCGGTGCTTGTCCGCTTCCCGGACATCCTCGATATGCGCATTGAAAAAATCAATGAGTGCTTCAACAAGTCGATTCAGGAATACGGTTATCACGGTTCTTTTTACGACGTGTTCCCGATCAAGGTGAACCAACAGCGCGCGGTTTTGGAAGAAGTCGTTCGCCACGGAAAAAAGTTTAACATCGGACTCGAAGCCGGTTCCAAGCCGGAACTTCACGCTGTCCTTGCCAACATGGACAATCCGAATTCGCTCATCATCTGCAACGGCTACAAGGACGAAGACTTTATTGAACTCGCCCTCCTCGCTCAGAAGATGGGGAAGAATGTGTTTGTCGTCGTCGAAAAGATGAACGAACTTCCGATGATCATCGAAATTTCTCGTCGCATCGGAGTCAAGCCGAACATCGGTCTTCGCATTAAGCTCGCTTCGAGCGGTCAGGGCAAGTGGGAAGAATCCGGTGGATACCACAGCAAGTTCGGCCTTTCGAGTTCGGACCTTCTTTGCGCCATGGAAATCATTCGCAAGGAAAAGATGTGCGACTGCGTGAAGCTCATCCACTGCCATCTCGGCAGCCAGATTACGAACATTCGCAAGATCAAGGCGGGCCTTCGTGAAATCTCCGAATTTTACGCACAACTGAAGCAGCTCGGCATGGGCGTCGAATTTGTGGACGTCGGAGGCGGTCTGGGCGTGGACTATGACGGTAGCCGCAGTGCCGCAACCGGTTCTGTGAACTATTCTATCCAGGAATACGCAAATGACATTGTGTATTCGATTTATGAAACTTGCGAAAAGTTCAATCTTCCGCATCCGAACGTGATTGCTGAAACGGGCCGCGCCCTTTCTGCGCATCATTCCGTACTCGTGTTTAACGTTCTCGAAGCGGCAGGCCCTGCATTCTATGAAGAAGCGGAAATTGAAATCCCGGAAGATGCAGCCGATTGCATCAAGGATCTTTACAGCATTCTCAAGTGCTTGAACGTAAAGAACCTGCTTGAAAACTGGCACGATGCCATGCAGATTAACGATGATGTTCTTTCCGGATTCCGCGTGGGAACGGTCGACCTGCAGACGCGCGCCCTTTCGGAACGCTTGTTCTGGAGCGTTGCGCGCAAGGTTTGCGAACTTTCGACGGAACTGCGCCATTCCCCGGCTGAACTTTCGGAACTTCCGCGTTTGCTTGCCCGCAAGTACTTTTGCAACTTTTCGCTCTTCCAGAGCCTTCCGGACAGCTGGGCGATTGACCAGATCTTCCCGATCATGCCGATCCAGCGCTTGAACGAAGCTCCGACGGTGGATGCGACGCTTCAGGATATCACCTGCGACTCCGACGGTAAAATTGACATGTTCGTGAGCGGGGAAGGCGTCGTGAGAACGCTTCCGGTGCATCCGTTAAAGGCTGGTGAACCGTATTATTTGGCGGTTTACCTCGTCGGTGCTTACCAGGAAATCCTCGGTGACTTGCACAACCTTTTTGGCGATACGAATGCTGTGCATGTGGTCTGCGACGGAAACGGCTACCGTATCGATCAGATGATTGACGGCGAATCCGTGGAAGATGTTCTCGACTACGTGAACTTTAGCGATAAGGCTCTCGTGCGCACCATGGAAAACTGGGTTTCGAGTTCCGTGAAGGAAGGCAAGATTACTTTGCAGGAAGGCAAGGAATTCTTGAACATTTACCGTTCGGGACTTTATGGCTATACGTACTTGGAAGAGTAG